ATGAAGGTCGGCACCTTTTCCAGGTTCTGGACCTTCTCCTTGGAGGGCACGTTCTTGTCCTGGAAAACCAGGGACAGTTCCTGCTTGGTCTTGGGCTTGAGCGAAACCACCAGCCACAGGAGCAGGAAAAAGGCCATGAGCGCCGTGACGAAGTCGGCGTAGGCCACCTTCCACGAGCCGCCGTGATGTCCGCCGTGTCCGCCTTCGGACTCGCGGTAGATGATGACGGTTTTGCCCTTGTCGCTATTTTTTGCCACGAAGCGCTCCCTCCATGTCTTCCATGGTCGGGCGCACGTCGTCGGGAATGGCCCGGCGGCCCATCTCCACGGAGAGCATCGGGGAAAAGCCCGAGTTGAACGCCGCCAGCACTTCCTTGGCCACGAGCAGCATCTGCTGCTGGGCCTTGGCCTGGTACTCCAGGTTGGAGGCCATGGGACCGACGAAGCCGTAGCACATGAGGATGCCGAGGAAGGTGCCGACCAGGGCCGCGCCGATGCTGTGGCCGAGCACCTCGGGCGGCTCGTTGATCTTGCCCATGGTCAAAACGATGCCAAGCACCGCGGCCACGATGCCGAGTCCCGGCAGCGAGTCGGCCACCCGGGTGACCGCCGAGGGCGCGATCATGGCGTGGTGGTGCAGGGTGGCGATGTCGGTGCGCATGAGGTCGTCGTAGCGGTGGGCGTCGATGCCTTCCGAAAGCAGGGCCTTGATGTTGTCGCAGATGAAATAGGCCAGCTGCTTGTTTTTGGCGATGTTGGGGTAGCGGTTGATGGTGGAGGACTGCTCGGGTTGGGAGACGTGGGGCTCGAGGGCGACGATGCCGTCGCGGCGGGCGATGTTCATGAGCTCGAAAAGCAGGGTGAGCAGGTCCTGGTAGTCGGAGGAGGAGGCTTCCTTGCCCGAGAACACGT
This genomic stretch from Solidesulfovibrio fructosivorans JJ] harbors:
- the motA gene encoding flagellar motor stator protein MotA, whose amino-acid sequence is MFVIIGIVVVLGCVIGGFLLEGGHLGVLMQPIELLIIGGAALGSFLISAPKSVVIGTFKHILHVFSGKEASSSDYQDLLTLLFELMNIARRDGIVALEPHVSQPEQSSTINRYPNIAKNKQLAYFICDNIKALLSEGIDAHRYDDLMRTDIATLHHHAMIAPSAVTRVADSLPGLGIVAAVLGIVLTMGKINEPPEVLGHSIGAALVGTFLGILMCYGFVGPMASNLEYQAKAQQQMLLVAKEVLAAFNSGFSPMLSVEMGRRAIPDDVRPTMEDMEGALRGKK